The region ttggTGCTGTAATATACACATGAAATtaatttactaaaataaaattTCTATTTTAGAAACTCACCAGGTGGAAGGAAACCATTTCCAGGAACTGGGAACATGTAAGGCATGCCTGTGAGCGCTCCACCAGTGGAGGGATACATGAACTTCTCCTGGAAAGCTGAACATTGATTGTCTTTATCATTTGCACCATTGTTGGCCACATCCGACCCATCTTGACTGTTCACACAGGCTTTACGTAGCCCCGGCTCCCCCTCTTTGTAGTTCTTCCTGCTTCCCGCTGAGAGTTCAGAGTCTATTTTTGCTTGATGATGCGTCTTGCTGGTGGGACACTCCTCTCCCATGTCCCCCTTtgcctccatctctttctcctcccctgATGTGGCTCCTGGGCTCTGCTCCACACTTTTATCTTCAGTTTGGCCCTTCAGGTTGGACACATGGCTCTCTGTGCTCTTGTGAACGTTCGGCCTCCTTCCAGCCCTGCGTCCCCTCTCTCTGTGCAGCGTGCTGATGGGCGGGTAAGGGCTGGCTGACATGAGGAGGCTGTTCGAGTGCAGCTCATCCAGTGTGGGACGGTGGACGAAGACATCGTGGCCGTCTGGCATGCGCTGACGACCTCTGAACGCCATGTGGTTGGAAGGGTACGACATATGATTATCAATTCCCATGAGTCCCTTCTGGTGGGCATTCTCCAGCTCCTTCTGGTGCAGGATGGCATTCATCTCCATTCTGATCAGGAGCACACACAAATGTTAGAAATATTTAAGCAACAATAATGATGGAGACAAATTATCACACTGTGTCATTAATTTAAATTCGGACAATGCAAgaaatgtcttatttttattcagCAAAATGTTCCGTAGATTTCTGTGAGGTGCTCATGATATTCTGAACACACTACCTGGCTATATTTTGCTTGTGAATGAACTCCTGTCGCCGGGCAACTGTTTCCATGGGCTCCGAGGGCAAGAACCCGTAGCCagctgagaaaaaacaaaaagtcagaCAAGCTGTTAGCGCTTGTTCACATTCCTTAAGACGATTCTGGCTGGGAATTTGCTCAGGTATGAAACTGAATCGGGCCAATGCTCACCTGCTCCAGGGAAAGCTCTCCCAGGCAGGACGTTGGCATGTGATTGTAGAGGTGGACCCAGGTGAGCGCCCATGTGCATTTGTCTGGCCTCGGATGACACCATCTCTGAGGGTGGAACCAGCTCTCTGATGAAGGAAAAGCACGTCAAATCTGTCATTCAGACATGATATCAAGGGACCGATAATCAGCTGTAATAGTTGCTGTTTTGTTAATGACTAAGTTACATTTTGTGCTccataaaaaacaatttcattgTACAGAAACATGCATCAGATATTTCTGTCAAGTATCCATGTCTTCTTCACTTATGCACCTGTAACTGACAATTCTCAGCGGTGCCCTTCACCAGAGAGCTACACTTTGGAGTTGTAAGTGTGTATTCAGGTACAGACCTCTCCATGAAGCGAGGTTCAAACTGCGCTGGGACCCCCTGTAACCTCTGCTGGCCCTGGGAGAGGATCTGTGGAGCCATGGCCATCTGGTTCCTCATTATCATCTCTTGCCTCTGCCTCAGCTctgcaagagaaagaaaaagtcagtgAAGGTCAGGGAAGACAGTTGATAGTTGAATGCCGTGCACCGACTGTGAAAGCTGGAGACTGCAGGTACAACTGAGCAGGTAACAATCCACTAAAATCAATACATGGCAGGTCAAGGTCATAAAGTTGGTTTAAGTTGTTTAGAGCTCCAGATAAGATAATTGATATGGTGTCAgcaaatgtgtaaataataaaaaaaaaatatattctatacAAATTCTTGTGATTGTCTAAGTTCCGCACCTATTTTCATAACtgtgattaattaaaaaaaaatgttttcatgttttattggaCTTTATGCTGTTGTTTGCCTCATCTCCTCCATGTTTTCATTCCTCACCTCCAGCTGACATGCCGTTGACCAGACGGTACCAGTGCTTCTCATCCAAAGCCCCCTGCTCTCCCAGCGCTGTCATCTTCCTCAGCTGCTCTCGTGGGGTCATGACACAGACACGACCTTTGACCTACACCTGAACGCTGTTGAAGTTTAGAAAGAGGATGGATCATGTAACAAAATACTTTGATCAACAGATTActgtaatattgttttttgcataTATCTACATATAGCCTTAAAGTATACGTTCATAGAAAATTAAACTTGGGTGgatgtttatattttgtcatttcttaTCACTGCCACAAGGAGGCAGCAACAATCTATGCATTAAATAGTCTAATTATGGGCACTGTTCTATCATGTTATTTTCCAAAagaagaaacatattttatataatatatatatatatatattatatatattatataaaaacaggaaaaacacattttattctaaCAATCAAACTTAATTTAAACAGCATGaggactgttttgttttttgttgcggacaatgtcatgtgtttttttttatgtaagcaGAGCTGTGACAatgaaatatcaatatttaaattggAAAAGACTGACAGAATAAAATATAGCCTGGATTAATAAAACGTGTTAAAAGGGGACTTCAATAAACTGCCAATATGGGATCcatgctcacacacaaatgtattcCCTAACCTTTAATCTTTCCACTCACCTCTAACCTCCACCTAAATCCTAATCCTC is a window of Anoplopoma fimbria isolate UVic2021 breed Golden Eagle Sablefish chromosome 3, Afim_UVic_2022, whole genome shotgun sequence DNA encoding:
- the samd7 gene encoding sterile alpha motif domain-containing protein 7 — translated: MTPREQLRKMTALGEQGALDEKHWYRLVNGMSAGELRQRQEMIMRNQMAMAPQILSQGQQRLQGVPAQFEPRFMERELVPPSEMVSSEARQMHMGAHLGPPLQSHANVLPGRAFPGAAGYGFLPSEPMETVARRQEFIHKQNIARMEMNAILHQKELENAHQKGLMGIDNHMSYPSNHMAFRGRQRMPDGHDVFVHRPTLDELHSNSLLMSASPYPPISTLHRERGRRAGRRPNVHKSTESHVSNLKGQTEDKSVEQSPGATSGEEKEMEAKGDMGEECPTSKTHHQAKIDSELSAGSRKNYKEGEPGLRKACVNSQDGSDVANNGANDKDNQCSAFQEKFMYPSTGGALTGMPYMFPVPGNGFLPPGPPNLFLNSDEVSEDIRKWTVNDVYNFINSVPTCSEYAQTFKDHMIDGETLPLLSEEHLLDTLGLKLGPALKIRSQVSRRLGNMLYMVNLPLSASTLQATPEKPADRSSEIGSPVNCNSEELMASPRDPDVLKSTEQLHETENNSPPSASSETA